A window of Plasmodium gaboni strain SY75 chromosome Unknown, whole genome shotgun sequence genomic DNA:
AATCATCTTGTTCGTAATATTCATCTTCTAATCCAACATGCACTGATGGAATATCATTTTCATGTTCTACTAAGGTTCTAAAATTTCTGAGACTCATACTGTTAATTCGGTTGCATATTTTAGTATTTGATTTTTCATGGTTACcctaaaaaaaaaaaaatatatatatatattcaaataacatatacatatattatataatataatttattttaaaatatattctaaTAAAACTTACATCCTGAGTTAATACAAGGATACTCAATGCAAGGGGAAAcgaaattttttttaaataatagaacattttaaaaatatttttaaaaggataaaataaagaaaaaaaaaagaaaaaaattataattaaatataatataggATAAGATAATgcttttatataattttatattatgttatatataatataatttatttttaattgttAATTATTTTAAGAATATATGCTTTTGgattaaaattataaaaataatattttttattttgaaaaaaaaaaaaaaaaaaatttataaatataattaaaaaaaaaaaaaaaaaaaatttataaatataattaaaaaaaaa
This region includes:
- a CDS encoding putative exported protein (Plasmodium exported protein, unknown function), encoding MFYYLKKISFPLALSILVLTQDGNHEKSNTKICNRINSMSLRNFRTLVEHENDIPSVHVGLEDEYYEQDDLYDKIMKLYNNEDEEINMEFRSWLQKYMEVTREIKEKFSQNVE